A region of Stegostoma tigrinum isolate sSteTig4 chromosome 3, sSteTig4.hap1, whole genome shotgun sequence DNA encodes the following proteins:
- the ppp1r3b gene encoding protein phosphatase 1 regulatory subunit 3B isoform X1 has translation MNCSSMLEIFSPRSAMPIDIAMQLYLPPPFKQASYATRRALKITQPLRPCIHLHISDDTPESKHKIKEQKRVSFADTKGLPLTTVKFFDLNDLNFSFNVDDLISSLVGLKTTDKDSLLLDFAQPSSDYLDFKNRLEADFVCLENCMLQDCTIMGTVKVKNIAFEKSLKVRITFDTWKTLQDHDCCYVEDSYGGSDKDTFSFEIRLPEYIVPHERIEFAICYESGGKTYWDSNKGQNYRLIRSELKHTPESYKTNQPLDNVLTESDHMPGFGIEFDHYGGLRCSYGLFPEWPSYAGYDKMGPYY, from the coding sequence TATGCTCGAGATCTTTTCTCCTAGATCTGCAATGCCAATTGACATAGCTATGCAGCTATATCTTCCTCCTCCATTCAAGCAAGCAAGCTATGCAACAAGAAGAGCACTCAAAATAACCCAGCCACTACGGCCATGCATCCACCTCCACATCAGTGATGATACACCAGAAAGTAAGCACAAAATCAAGGAGCAGAAACGCGTCTCCTTCGCAGACACAAAAGGCTTGCCCTTGACTACGGTTAAATTCTTTGATTTGAATGACCTAAATTTTTCCTTTAACGTCGATGATTTGATCAGCAGTTTGGTCGGCCTGAAGACCACAGACAAAGATAGCCTACTCTTAGATTTTGCACAGCCCTCATCTGATTACCTAGATTTCAAGAACCGTCTAGAAGCTGACTTTGTCTGCCTTGAAAACTGTATGTTGCAGGACTGTACAATTATGGGGACAGTCAAAGtgaaaaacattgcatttgaaaaatccttGAAGGTGAGAATAACATTTGATACGTGGAAAACCTTACAGGACCACGACTGCTGCTATGTCGAAGACTCTTACGGCGGCTCAGACAAAGACACATTTTCATTTGAGATTCGTTTACCGGAGTACATTGTTCCACATGAAAGGATAGAGTTTGCCATCTGTTATGAAAGTGGTGGGAAGACCTATTGGGACAGTAACAAAGGGCAGAACTACAGGTTGATCCGATCGGAGCTGAAACATACTCCTGAGTCTTACAAAACAAATCAGCCGCTGGACAATGTATTGACTGAATCAGACCACATGCCAGGATTTGGGATTGAGTTTGATCATTATGGTGGACTCCGGTGCTCCTATGGCTTATTTCCCGAATGGCCCAGTTATGCTGGTTATGATAAGATGGGACCTTACTATTGA
- the ppp1r3b gene encoding protein phosphatase 1 regulatory subunit 3B isoform X2, with translation MLEIFSPRSAMPIDIAMQLYLPPPFKQASYATRRALKITQPLRPCIHLHISDDTPESKHKIKEQKRVSFADTKGLPLTTVKFFDLNDLNFSFNVDDLISSLVGLKTTDKDSLLLDFAQPSSDYLDFKNRLEADFVCLENCMLQDCTIMGTVKVKNIAFEKSLKVRITFDTWKTLQDHDCCYVEDSYGGSDKDTFSFEIRLPEYIVPHERIEFAICYESGGKTYWDSNKGQNYRLIRSELKHTPESYKTNQPLDNVLTESDHMPGFGIEFDHYGGLRCSYGLFPEWPSYAGYDKMGPYY, from the coding sequence ATGCTCGAGATCTTTTCTCCTAGATCTGCAATGCCAATTGACATAGCTATGCAGCTATATCTTCCTCCTCCATTCAAGCAAGCAAGCTATGCAACAAGAAGAGCACTCAAAATAACCCAGCCACTACGGCCATGCATCCACCTCCACATCAGTGATGATACACCAGAAAGTAAGCACAAAATCAAGGAGCAGAAACGCGTCTCCTTCGCAGACACAAAAGGCTTGCCCTTGACTACGGTTAAATTCTTTGATTTGAATGACCTAAATTTTTCCTTTAACGTCGATGATTTGATCAGCAGTTTGGTCGGCCTGAAGACCACAGACAAAGATAGCCTACTCTTAGATTTTGCACAGCCCTCATCTGATTACCTAGATTTCAAGAACCGTCTAGAAGCTGACTTTGTCTGCCTTGAAAACTGTATGTTGCAGGACTGTACAATTATGGGGACAGTCAAAGtgaaaaacattgcatttgaaaaatccttGAAGGTGAGAATAACATTTGATACGTGGAAAACCTTACAGGACCACGACTGCTGCTATGTCGAAGACTCTTACGGCGGCTCAGACAAAGACACATTTTCATTTGAGATTCGTTTACCGGAGTACATTGTTCCACATGAAAGGATAGAGTTTGCCATCTGTTATGAAAGTGGTGGGAAGACCTATTGGGACAGTAACAAAGGGCAGAACTACAGGTTGATCCGATCGGAGCTGAAACATACTCCTGAGTCTTACAAAACAAATCAGCCGCTGGACAATGTATTGACTGAATCAGACCACATGCCAGGATTTGGGATTGAGTTTGATCATTATGGTGGACTCCGGTGCTCCTATGGCTTATTTCCCGAATGGCCCAGTTATGCTGGTTATGATAAGATGGGACCTTACTATTGA